The Tursiops truncatus isolate mTurTru1 chromosome 11, mTurTru1.mat.Y, whole genome shotgun sequence genomic sequence ATGAGGGAGCGGAGCTTGACGTCCATTTGTGCGTGTGCAGCGTCATGGGTCACGTTAACGGACTGCACGGCCTGGAGGGCACAGCTGTCACTCAGGTGTCCCCAGCTCCCAACCCTTAAGGCCTGTCCCGCCCACGGCCCTGCTTACCCGGTAGAGCAGCTCCTCTGGGGTCAGGACTTTGCCATCTTCATCCAACCTGAACGGGGGGACCAAAGCTGCCAGTGCTGCCCTGGTGGGCTCGGAccgctccctctccctcctccacccccagccccaggctgccGGGTGACCCTACCAGGAGGATGACCCTGCCAGGAGGACACCGAGGCCAGGGCAGGGTTACCTGTACGTCTTACACAGCACTAGGCGCGAATACACCGAGTCGAAGTCTCTCTCAACCTCCCGGCCCGCCGCCTGGGGGGGCAGGGTGAGCGTCGGGCAACGGGGTAGGTACCAGGTCAAAGCCACAGAGCCCAACTGAGTTCAGGTCACCACCCCACCAGCTCCTGCCACCAGCTCCGCAGGGCACAGGGGCTCAGGGAAAAGGACTCTCACCTCCTCGATGAACAGCCAGGGGTGGCAGGCGCCCCCAAGCAGGGAAGGCTTCTTCAGTCCGTGTTCAAACAGGGCCttcagggctgggcagagggtcCCTCGCACGAGGTCCGTGACCCCCTCTGTCACAGAATCGTCCCCCGCGATGGAGTACTGAGGGTGGAGGACGGGGTCTGAGACGCCCCAGCCAGCCCCTCCCTGTCCTCACAGCCACTGCCACAAGCCACACGCACTTGGGACGCAGGCCCTGCAATGAGGGTGCAGGCCTCACGGGGCAGAGGCAGCAACGGCTCCGGGGACGGGCCTGCCTCGAGCGTACCCTCCTCACCTCCTTGCTCCGCTCATCCAGGACTTCCACGAACTTTGCTGGAAACCAGCCTGTGGGAGAAGCAGGGCCCGTGAGGAGCAGGCGGCCTGGTGTCCTGATGCTCCTCACAATGGGGCTGAGGACACACGGGAGCAACGGACGCCGCTGTCTGAGCAAACCCAGTGCCCCGCTGCAGCTTCCCAGCCAGGCCCGCCTTCCCCTTGCCCAGCGCAACACAGGAGCAGACGGAGGCCTCACCTCTCAGGCCATTCAGCTCCCCCACCCAGCAGTGCTCGTCCTTCTGGGAGATGATCTGTGGAGGAAAAGGGCGAGAAACACAGCTCCAGTTGCCTGACTTCATCCTTGGCTGGAAGCTCTGGCCACGTGAGGGCTCGGCCAACCCGCCCATGGCCTCGGGGCTGGCGGGGACGAAGGCATCCGCTCCCCGCTCACCGTAATGATGTCGTTCTTGCGGAAGCCCAGCTCGTCATCATCGTGGCGCTCGAAGTCCAGTAGGGCCTTGGCCCGGCGTGGGTGGCCGCGCAAGCATGCCACGTAGTTCTCGTGGTCCCTCTGGTGGCTCTCCATGCTGTAGTCCGGGCTCAGCTCCTGGATGGGGGGGGGGCAGAAAAGCCCACCGCGAGGGGGCGCTCGGAACAGGGCTAGGGCCCCTACTTGAGCTGGGTGCACAGCCCAGGACCTGAGGCTCACCACACTGCAGTTCTTGGGGTCTGTGCACTGGAAGTGGCGTGCCACGCGCAGGATGGCTTCCCGGAGGTCGGCCACCAGCTCCGTCTGCTTGATGTTCTTGGCCTTGAGCGCCTCCAGGTCGTCCTCCcctgtgaggcccagagagcaatGGTGGCCATGGCCCAGCCCGGCCCTGTCCTGACTCcaaggaagtgcagagtccaCACGGGGTGTGAGGCCAGACGCCCCGCtctcagagcccagcccagcGCTTGGCCACCCGTGCAGAGTTCTCACCAAAGAGCAGCGACGTGATGCCAGACTTCCTCCGCTGGGTCCTGCGGCGGACAACCTGCAGGCGGGGGAATCAGGTCGGCGGTGGCCCCAGGCACCCGGCGCCCAGCCAAGTGGATGGCGCCCCAGCACTGGGGACAGTGAGCAGAGCCCTTCCGTGCAGAGGCCCCGCCGGCATCTCACTCGTGCCGCCTCCTCTGACATGGCCTCTGAGGCCGGCTCTGAGGCTCAGAAACATATCGTCAGTTCATATCTGGGTCTGTCCAGGCGGGTCCCAGCAGAGACGCGCCAAGGACAAGGTGGCGGGTCCCTGCACAGCTGTGGTCTggccaggctgggccctgggtgCTGAGCTGGAGGGGACGGCGGTGAGCTGGGGCCTCCTCCCTCATGGGCCCACCTGAGAGAGGCTGGCGGTGGGGCTGGCGCCCAGGAGCTGGCCCTGGTCGGCTAGGAGGTAGGCCAGGTGCTTGCGGCGCTGGCTCTCCACGGCCACGTCAGTGAGGGAGCCCGCCAGCCGCATGGCCTCCCCCAGCAGCAGGTCCGCGTCCTCCATCTGCGACGGTATGTCCGACAGCGTGTTGAAGATGGAGGCCGAATTCTCCGACTGGATCAGCTCCTCCTCCTGGGCCATGCGAGGGGGGCGCTGTCACTGCCTGGGTGGCATGTGTG encodes the following:
- the SGSM3 gene encoding small G protein signaling modulator 3 isoform X9 translates to MRPQLWMRLSGALQKKRNSELSYREIVKDSANDETVAAKQGPPASFRGVSVSGVQRLCACSAPHRLLWAGCQQIEKDLLRTMPSNACFAHVSSVGVPRLRRVLRALAWLYPEIGYCQGTGMVAACLLLFLEEEDAFWMMCAIIEDLLPASYFSTTLLGVQTDQRLLRHLIVQYLPRLDRLLQEHDIELSLITLHWFLTAFASVVHIRLLLRLWDLFFYEGSLVLFQATLGMLRLKEEELIQSENSASIFNTLSDIPSQMEDADLLLGEAMRLAGSLTDVAVESQRRKHLAYLLADQGQLLGASPTASLSQVVRRRTQRRKSGITSLLFGEDDLEALKAKNIKQTELVADLREAILRVARHFQCTDPKNCSVVSLRSWAVHPAQVGALALFRAPPRGGLFCPPPIQELSPDYSMESHQRDHENYVACLRGHPRRAKALLDFERHDDDELGFRKNDIITIISQKDEHCWVGELNGLRGWFPAKFVEVLDERSKEYSIAGDDSVTEGVTDLVRGTLCPALKALFEHGLKKPSLLGGACHPWLFIEEAAGREVERDFDSVYSRLVLCKTYRLDEDGKVLTPEELLYRAVQSVNVTHDAAHAQMDVKLRSLICVGLNEQVLHLWLEVLCSSLPTVEKWYQPWSFLRSPGWVQIKCELRVLCCFAFSLSQDWELPAKREEEKQPLKEGVQDMLVKHHLFSWDIDG
- the SGSM3 gene encoding small G protein signaling modulator 3 isoform X8, with the translated sequence MSGSHIPSASGPFSALTPSMWPQEILAKYTQKEEAVEQPEFCYDEFGFRVDKEGTDGAPRPGQLLEDPPQRLRWQAHLEFTHNHDVGDLTWDKIAISLPRSEKLRSLVLAGVPHSMRPQLWMRLSGALQKKRNSELSYREIVKDSANDETVAAKQVAACLLLFLEEEDAFWMMCAIIEDLLPASYFSTTLLGVQTDQRLLRHLIVQYLPRLDRLLQEHDIELSLITLHWFLTAFASVVHIRLLLRLWDLFFYEGSLVLFQATLGMLRLKEEELIQSENSASIFNTLSDIPSQMEDADLLLGEAMRLAGSLTDVAVESQRRKHLAYLLADQGQLLGASPTASLSQVVRRRTQRRKSGITSLLFGEDDLEALKAKNIKQTELVADLREAILRVARHFQCTDPKNCSVVSLRSWAVHPAQVGALALFRAPPRGGLFCPPPIQELSPDYSMESHQRDHENYVACLRGHPRRAKALLDFERHDDDELGFRKNDIITIISQKDEHCWVGELNGLRGWFPAKFVEVLDERSKEYSIAGDDSVTEGVTDLVRGTLCPALKALFEHGLKKPSLLGGACHPWLFIEEAAGREVERDFDSVYSRLVLCKTYRLDEDGKVLTPEELLYRAVQSVNVTHDAAHAQMDVKLRSLICVGLNEQVLHLWLEVLCSSLPTVEKWYQPWSFLRSPGWVQIKCELRVLCCFAFSLSQDWELPAKREEEKQPLKEGVQDMLVKHHLFSWDIDG